One region of Phycisphaerales bacterium genomic DNA includes:
- a CDS encoding SRPBCC family protein produces MGTGTVRLHRVFKAPRERVYRAFLDGAAREKWLPPHGFTGRMHSDDQKVGGRYSMSFTNFSTGNSHKFGGTYTELTPHERIRYTDKFDTTEPSMMGEMQVTVTLREVMCGTDVEIVQAGIPPAIPAEMCYLGWQESLN; encoded by the coding sequence ATGGGAACCGGGACCGTCCGTCTGCACCGAGTGTTCAAGGCCCCGCGCGAGCGGGTGTACCGCGCGTTCCTCGACGGCGCGGCCCGCGAGAAGTGGCTGCCGCCGCACGGCTTCACCGGGCGGATGCACAGCGACGACCAGAAGGTCGGCGGCCGGTACTCGATGTCGTTCACGAACTTCTCGACGGGCAACTCGCACAAGTTCGGCGGCACGTACACGGAGCTCACGCCACACGAGCGCATCCGGTACACGGACAAGTTCGACACCACCGAGCCTTCGATGATGGGCGAGATGCAGGTCACGGTGACCCTCCGCGAGGTCATGTGCGGGACCGATGTCGAGATCGTGCAGGCCGGCATCCCGCCCGCCATCCCCGCGGAGATGTGCTACCTCGGCTGGCAGGAGTCGCTCAACTAG
- a CDS encoding SPFH domain-containing protein, translating to MTAATTPSQANPVHVAKTTKKRRVIRFLAAVGRAVFLTTVGKVVAVSTISLAATVAGIAYTAVHADELVMVTNFGKVIDGPLPPGIYFYWPYFNQIRRYPATLQFLLITDKNVIAGKAEVAALFQESIEVQSKDRVPVSIVLETSYHLVKDQHTVHAFVREFGRSSTEYGTAKIEKLIADICRNATREVVANNSLQDLEASPTKISEAIMSAASNSFRDASGQGALAQLGISIHSLGYRMKINPAIQQARMAEATKQQTEVMRKETIAKKADADALELDSKSKLAAARLAEAKANREAFDASEENSPHKLLLSLLQKWDGRLPNAVILGNDAGGLAPELIAEALRRLDPRSTVSVVPAHGSPAASQPRD from the coding sequence ATGACCGCTGCGACCACACCGTCCCAAGCCAACCCGGTCCATGTTGCCAAGACCACGAAGAAGCGGCGGGTGATTCGATTCCTCGCCGCAGTGGGTCGAGCGGTCTTTCTGACGACGGTGGGCAAGGTCGTGGCCGTTTCGACCATCTCGCTAGCCGCGACTGTGGCCGGGATTGCGTACACCGCAGTTCACGCAGACGAACTGGTGATGGTCACCAACTTCGGCAAGGTCATTGATGGTCCTTTGCCTCCGGGCATCTACTTCTACTGGCCCTACTTCAACCAGATCCGTCGCTATCCGGCCACGCTTCAGTTCCTGCTGATCACAGACAAGAATGTGATCGCCGGCAAGGCGGAAGTCGCGGCACTCTTCCAGGAAAGTATCGAAGTGCAATCGAAGGACCGTGTCCCGGTCTCGATCGTTCTTGAAACGAGCTACCACCTCGTCAAAGATCAACACACCGTCCACGCATTTGTCCGCGAGTTCGGCCGCTCCAGCACGGAGTACGGCACTGCTAAGATCGAGAAACTGATCGCGGACATCTGCCGGAATGCGACTCGCGAGGTCGTGGCGAACAATTCGCTCCAAGATCTTGAAGCCTCGCCCACCAAGATCAGCGAAGCGATCATGTCCGCAGCGAGCAACTCCTTCCGCGACGCTTCGGGACAAGGCGCGCTTGCGCAGCTCGGCATCTCGATCCACTCCCTCGGATACCGCATGAAGATCAATCCGGCCATTCAGCAGGCCCGGATGGCCGAAGCCACCAAGCAGCAGACCGAGGTCATGCGCAAGGAGACCATCGCCAAGAAGGCTGACGCGGACGCGCTGGAGCTTGACTCTAAGTCCAAACTCGCGGCGGCTCGGCTCGCTGAGGCCAAGGCGAACCGTGAAGCCTTCGATGCCTCCGAGGAAAACTCGCCGCACAAGCTCTTGCTGTCACTGCTGCAGAAGTGGGACGGGCGACTGCCTAATGCAGTTATCCTGGGGAATGACGCGGGAGGGCTTGCGCCGGAGTTGATCGCCGAAGCGCTCCGCCGCCTTGATCCCAGAAGCACAGTCAGTGTTGTTCCCGCCCACGGCTCCCCCGCGGCCTCACAGCCGCGCGATTGA
- the groL gene encoding chaperonin GroEL (60 kDa chaperone family; promotes refolding of misfolded polypeptides especially under stressful conditions; forms two stacked rings of heptamers to form a barrel-shaped 14mer; ends can be capped by GroES; misfolded proteins enter the barrel where they are refolded when GroES binds), translating into MAAKELVFDVDARQSLLAGVEKLARAVKATLGPRGRNAVLDKSWGGPTVTKDGVSVAEEIELKNKAENMGALLVKEAASKTSDAAGDGTTTATVLAEALFREGLRHIAAGVDANALIRGMKAAVETAAATIDSLATPVKGKADIQNVATISANNDAAIGKIMADAFEKVGKDGVITVEEGKSLDTIVDVVEGMQFDRGYLSPNFVTDPDAMKCVFEKCLVLVHEDKIDSITKLVPVLEKVMATKKPLLIIAEEVSGEALATLVINKLRGTLQVCAVKAPGYGDRRKAMLEDIAILTGATAVMKDLGLELDKVEISHLGLAKRIEVDAENTTVIEGAGDTKAIQARIQQIRNEIEGATSDYDREKLQERLAKLAGGVAVVKVGAASEAELKEKKARIEDALHATRAAVAEGIVPGGGVSFIRARKALENLKDYSRVFGKEGTGDDKSSDEVGRNKFDYAAGIRTVVTALSVPLHTIAENAGAKGSVVVNKVMEGGTGKNSANFGYNALTGEYGDLVAMGVITPAKVDRMALQNAASVATVLLAADCIITSKPEEKDAGHSHGGGGGMPGMGGMGGMGGMGGMGF; encoded by the coding sequence ATGGCAGCCAAAGAACTCGTGTTTGATGTCGATGCGCGTCAGTCCCTTCTCGCGGGCGTGGAGAAGCTGGCCCGGGCGGTGAAGGCGACGCTGGGGCCGCGGGGGCGGAACGCGGTGCTGGATAAGAGCTGGGGCGGGCCGACGGTGACCAAGGACGGGGTGAGCGTCGCCGAGGAGATCGAGCTCAAGAACAAGGCGGAGAACATGGGGGCGCTCCTCGTCAAGGAGGCCGCCAGCAAGACGAGTGACGCCGCGGGCGACGGGACCACGACGGCGACGGTGCTGGCCGAGGCGCTGTTCCGCGAGGGGCTGCGGCACATCGCGGCGGGCGTGGACGCCAACGCCCTGATCCGCGGGATGAAAGCGGCGGTGGAGACCGCGGCCGCGACGATCGACTCGCTGGCGACGCCGGTCAAGGGCAAGGCGGACATCCAGAACGTGGCGACCATCTCGGCCAACAACGACGCCGCGATCGGCAAGATCATGGCCGACGCGTTCGAGAAGGTGGGCAAGGACGGCGTGATCACGGTGGAGGAGGGCAAGAGCCTGGACACCATCGTGGACGTCGTGGAGGGCATGCAGTTCGACCGCGGCTACCTGTCGCCCAACTTCGTGACCGACCCCGACGCGATGAAGTGCGTGTTCGAGAAGTGCCTGGTGCTGGTGCACGAGGACAAGATCGATTCCATCACCAAGCTCGTGCCCGTGCTCGAGAAGGTGATGGCGACAAAGAAGCCGCTGCTCATTATCGCGGAAGAGGTGAGCGGTGAGGCGCTGGCGACGCTGGTGATCAACAAGCTTCGCGGCACGCTGCAGGTGTGCGCGGTGAAGGCCCCGGGCTACGGCGACCGCCGCAAGGCCATGCTGGAGGACATCGCGATCCTGACCGGCGCGACGGCCGTGATGAAGGACCTGGGCCTGGAGCTCGACAAGGTCGAGATCAGCCACCTGGGCTTGGCCAAGCGGATCGAGGTGGACGCCGAGAACACGACGGTGATCGAGGGCGCGGGCGACACCAAGGCCATCCAGGCGCGGATCCAGCAGATCCGCAATGAGATCGAGGGCGCGACCAGCGACTACGACCGCGAGAAGCTGCAGGAGCGGCTGGCGAAGCTCGCCGGCGGCGTGGCCGTCGTCAAGGTCGGCGCGGCCAGCGAGGCGGAGCTCAAGGAAAAGAAGGCCCGCATCGAGGATGCGTTGCACGCGACGCGGGCGGCCGTGGCCGAGGGGATTGTGCCCGGCGGCGGTGTGTCGTTCATCCGGGCGCGGAAGGCGCTGGAGAACCTGAAGGACTACTCGCGCGTGTTCGGCAAGGAGGGCACGGGCGATGACAAGAGCTCTGACGAGGTCGGGCGGAACAAGTTCGACTACGCCGCGGGCATCCGCACTGTGGTGACGGCCCTGAGCGTGCCGCTGCACACCATTGCGGAGAACGCGGGGGCCAAGGGCAGCGTGGTCGTTAACAAGGTGATGGAGGGCGGCACGGGCAAGAACTCGGCCAACTTCGGCTACAACGCGCTCACCGGCGAGTACGGCGACCTGGTGGCGATGGGCGTGATCACGCCCGCGAAGGTGGACCGCATGGCCCTCCAGAACGCGGCCAGCGTGGCGACGGTGCTGCTCGCCGCGGACTGCATCATCACCAGCAAGCCCGAGGAGAAGGACGCGGGTCATTCCCACGGCGGCGGTGGCGGCATGCCGGGCATGGGCGGCATGGGCGGGATGGGTGGCATGGGGGGCATGGGCTTCTAA
- a CDS encoding VTT domain-containing protein, with protein sequence MQEFLTQAQEFFKDLPGFLDAFIRNHGVWVYALLFAIIFVETGLVIMPFLPGDSLLFTVGALAARGSMDEWGGVWAISGLLVVAGVLGDSVNYHLGKVIGPRVFRGESNVGFIGRALNKQHLDRAHAFFEKYGGKAVILGRFVPIVRTFVPFVAGAGAMTYSKFFAYNVLGAVLWIGVCTGAGYFFGNIEWVKRNFEAVVIGIIVVSVLPIAIEFVIEKRRRKAAALAAGTVSTQKE encoded by the coding sequence ATGCAGGAGTTCCTCACCCAGGCCCAGGAGTTCTTCAAGGACCTGCCCGGGTTCCTTGACGCCTTCATCCGCAACCACGGCGTGTGGGTCTACGCCCTGCTCTTCGCGATCATCTTCGTGGAGACCGGGCTGGTCATCATGCCCTTCCTGCCCGGCGACTCGCTGCTGTTCACCGTCGGCGCCCTGGCGGCCCGCGGCTCGATGGACGAGTGGGGCGGGGTGTGGGCGATCAGCGGCCTGCTGGTGGTCGCGGGCGTGCTGGGCGACTCCGTCAACTACCACCTCGGCAAGGTGATCGGCCCGCGCGTCTTCCGCGGCGAGAGCAACGTTGGGTTCATCGGGCGGGCCCTCAACAAGCAGCACCTGGACCGGGCCCACGCGTTCTTCGAGAAGTATGGCGGCAAGGCGGTGATCCTGGGCCGCTTCGTGCCCATCGTGCGGACGTTCGTGCCGTTCGTCGCCGGCGCGGGGGCGATGACGTACTCAAAGTTCTTCGCGTACAACGTGCTCGGGGCCGTCCTGTGGATCGGGGTGTGCACCGGAGCGGGGTACTTCTTCGGGAATATCGAGTGGGTGAAGCGCAACTTCGAGGCGGTGGTGATCGGCATCATCGTCGTGAGCGTGCTGCCCATCGCGATTGAGTTTGTGATCGAGAAGCGCCGGCGGAAGGCCGCGGCGCTCGCAGCTGGAACCGTTTCAACACAGAAGGAGTGA
- a CDS encoding co-chaperone GroES, protein MAVMPTEDRVLVKPIEAETKTASGIYLPESAKEKPVKGQVVATGPGKRLENGKRAEMSVKNGDTVVYGKYAGTEVEIKGVKHLIIRESELLGVIGG, encoded by the coding sequence ATGGCCGTCATGCCAACTGAGGATCGTGTGCTCGTGAAGCCCATCGAGGCGGAAACCAAGACCGCGAGCGGGATCTACCTGCCCGAGAGCGCGAAGGAGAAGCCGGTCAAGGGCCAGGTCGTCGCGACCGGCCCGGGCAAGCGGCTGGAGAACGGCAAGCGGGCGGAGATGTCCGTCAAGAACGGCGACACCGTGGTGTACGGCAAGTACGCGGGCACCGAGGTGGAGATCAAGGGTGTCAAGCACCTGATCATCCGCGAGTCTGAGCTTCTCGGTGTGATCGGCGGGTGA
- the groL gene encoding chaperonin GroEL (60 kDa chaperone family; promotes refolding of misfolded polypeptides especially under stressful conditions; forms two stacked rings of heptamers to form a barrel-shaped 14mer; ends can be capped by GroES; misfolded proteins enter the barrel where they are refolded when GroES binds) translates to MATKQIMFEDAALLEMKKGVDRLADAVKCTMGPSGRHVVIEKSYGGPHVTKDGVSVAKEVSLPEPFQAMGAKMVNEVAKRTADKAGDGTTAATVLAQAIFTEGLRHVTAGANPVLLQRGINAAAEAASKEIDAMATKCKGKEDYKKVATVSANHDANVGELIAEAISKVGADGVVEIEDGKAANTTLDYVEGMQFDKGYLSPYFMTDLKTGEAVLEDAYILIYEKKISNLPDLLPLLNKVVVANKPLLLIAEDVESEALAALVVNRIRGMLKVCAVKAPGFGDRRKAMLGDIATLTGGTFIAEDLGRSLDGVELSELGRAKRIVITKDDTTIIEGAGKKNEIKARADQIRSQWEKSTSDYDKEKLMERLAKLTSGVAMISVGGATEIAMKATKDLVDDALKSTRAAAKEGYVPGGGVALLRTQAAIQAAGKKAKSDDEKLGFDIVAKAVEAPIKQIAENAGFDGDLVVDKVKDSKGNSGFNAATGEYTDLVKAGIIDAALVAKTALINAASVAGLMLTTDVLITELKDESRTEAGAVA, encoded by the coding sequence ATGGCTACGAAGCAGATCATGTTCGAGGACGCGGCCCTTCTGGAAATGAAGAAGGGTGTCGATCGCCTCGCTGATGCAGTCAAGTGCACCATGGGCCCCAGCGGGCGCCACGTCGTTATCGAGAAGTCCTACGGCGGTCCGCACGTCACCAAGGACGGCGTTTCAGTCGCCAAGGAGGTCTCGCTCCCCGAGCCTTTCCAGGCAATGGGCGCGAAGATGGTGAACGAGGTCGCCAAGCGCACCGCCGACAAGGCCGGCGACGGCACCACCGCGGCGACCGTGCTCGCCCAGGCGATCTTCACCGAGGGCCTGCGGCACGTGACGGCGGGCGCGAACCCCGTTCTGCTCCAGCGCGGCATCAACGCCGCCGCGGAAGCCGCGTCGAAGGAGATCGACGCGATGGCCACCAAGTGCAAGGGCAAGGAGGACTACAAGAAGGTCGCGACGGTCTCCGCCAACCACGATGCCAACGTTGGCGAGCTGATCGCCGAGGCGATCTCGAAGGTCGGCGCCGACGGCGTCGTCGAGATCGAGGACGGCAAGGCCGCCAACACGACGCTGGATTACGTCGAGGGCATGCAGTTCGACAAGGGCTACCTGTCGCCCTACTTCATGACCGACCTCAAGACCGGCGAGGCCGTGCTGGAGGACGCGTACATCCTGATCTATGAGAAGAAGATCAGCAACCTGCCCGACCTGCTGCCGCTGCTCAACAAGGTGGTGGTGGCGAACAAGCCGCTGCTGCTCATCGCCGAGGATGTGGAGAGCGAGGCCCTTGCGGCCCTCGTCGTCAACCGCATCCGCGGCATGCTGAAGGTGTGCGCGGTGAAGGCCCCGGGTTTCGGCGACCGCCGCAAGGCCATGCTGGGCGACATCGCGACGCTCACCGGCGGCACGTTTATTGCCGAGGACCTGGGCCGCAGCCTCGACGGCGTTGAGCTGAGCGAGCTCGGTCGCGCGAAGCGGATCGTCATCACCAAGGACGACACGACGATCATCGAGGGCGCGGGCAAGAAGAACGAGATCAAGGCCCGGGCCGACCAGATCCGCAGCCAGTGGGAGAAGTCCACCAGCGACTACGACAAGGAGAAGCTGATGGAGCGCCTCGCCAAGCTGACCAGCGGCGTGGCGATGATCAGCGTCGGCGGCGCCACCGAGATCGCCATGAAGGCGACCAAGGACCTCGTGGACGACGCTCTCAAGTCCACCCGCGCGGCCGCGAAGGAGGGGTATGTCCCCGGCGGCGGCGTGGCCCTGCTCCGCACGCAGGCGGCTATCCAGGCCGCGGGCAAGAAGGCCAAGAGCGACGACGAGAAGCTCGGCTTCGACATCGTCGCCAAGGCGGTGGAGGCCCCCATCAAGCAGATCGCCGAGAACGCCGGCTTCGACGGCGACCTCGTGGTCGACAAGGTAAAGGACTCTAAGGGCAACAGCGGCTTCAACGCTGCGACCGGCGAGTACACCGACCTCGTGAAGGCCGGGATTATCGACGCGGCTCTGGTGGCCAAGACCGCCCTGATCAACGCGGCCAGCGTGGCGGGCCTGATGCTCACCACGGACGTGCTGATCACGGAGCTCAAGGACGAGAGCAGGACCGAGGCCGGTGCGGTGGCCTGA
- a CDS encoding GxxExxY protein translates to MEGAFEQEDPLTREIIGGAIEVHRVLGPGLLESAYEECLASELSDRGLQVQRQIGVPVVYKGRRLELGYRLDLLVNESVIVELKTVDKVLPVHEAQLMSYLKLMNKRVGLLLNFHVPVLKDGIVRRVR, encoded by the coding sequence ATGGAAGGGGCATTCGAGCAAGAGGATCCGCTGACCCGAGAGATCATCGGGGGCGCGATCGAAGTGCATCGGGTGCTTGGGCCTGGCCTGCTCGAATCAGCGTATGAAGAGTGTCTCGCGTCTGAGTTGTCAGACCGTGGGCTGCAGGTCCAGCGTCAGATCGGCGTTCCGGTCGTGTACAAGGGACGGCGTCTCGAGTTGGGGTACCGGTTAGACCTCCTCGTGAACGAAAGCGTTATCGTCGAGTTGAAGACAGTCGACAAGGTGCTTCCGGTTCACGAGGCACAGCTCATGAGCTACTTGAAGCTCATGAACAAGAGAGTTGGCCTCCTCCTCAACTTCCACGTGCCCGTGCTGAAGGATGGAATCGTGCGGCGTGTCCGTTGA
- the dnaJ gene encoding molecular chaperone DnaJ, with amino-acid sequence MPTTRDYYEILSVEKTADGEEIKRSYRRLAMKYHPDRNPGDAEAEVKFKECAEAYEVLSDPEKRKLYDQYGHEGVRGRGAAAHDFSRMDVTDIFSMFNDIFSGGGGFGGFQGQGRRGGVPRGYDLETEVTLSLEEVASGATRDVEFTRLDVCDKCTGTGAKPGSKPMKCPTCGGQGRVQQSGMGGMFRMVTACPACHGRGQIIKDFCEGCRGKGRVPRKRELTVKIPAGIQDGQAVRVQAEGEPPPPEMSQTGEGQRGDLHVVVRVEQHEMYHREGDHLVLEMPIGFSQASLGAELQVPTLEGPAPLTIPKGTQFGATFKISGKGLPNLRSGRKGDLVVVVKIEIPKKLTKKQEDLLRQFASTEDAAVLPESQGFLKRMADFLGKK; translated from the coding sequence ATGCCAACGACCCGCGACTACTACGAGATCCTCTCCGTCGAGAAAACCGCCGACGGCGAGGAGATCAAGCGCTCCTACCGCCGCCTGGCGATGAAGTACCATCCGGACCGGAACCCGGGTGATGCCGAGGCGGAGGTGAAGTTCAAGGAGTGCGCCGAGGCGTACGAGGTGCTCTCGGACCCTGAGAAGCGCAAGCTGTACGACCAGTACGGGCACGAGGGGGTGCGCGGGCGCGGGGCCGCGGCCCATGACTTCTCGCGGATGGATGTCACCGACATCTTCTCGATGTTCAACGACATCTTCTCTGGGGGCGGCGGGTTCGGCGGGTTCCAGGGTCAGGGCCGGCGCGGCGGCGTGCCGCGGGGCTACGACCTTGAGACCGAGGTGACGCTCTCGCTCGAGGAAGTCGCGAGCGGCGCGACCCGTGACGTCGAGTTCACGCGCCTCGACGTGTGCGACAAGTGCACGGGTACTGGGGCCAAGCCCGGCAGCAAGCCGATGAAGTGCCCCACGTGCGGCGGGCAGGGCAGGGTGCAGCAGTCGGGCATGGGCGGGATGTTCCGCATGGTCACCGCGTGCCCCGCGTGCCACGGGCGCGGGCAGATCATCAAGGACTTCTGCGAGGGCTGCCGCGGGAAGGGCCGCGTGCCGCGCAAGCGCGAGCTGACGGTCAAGATTCCCGCGGGTATCCAGGACGGCCAGGCCGTGCGCGTTCAGGCCGAGGGCGAGCCGCCGCCGCCGGAGATGTCGCAGACGGGCGAGGGCCAGCGCGGCGACCTGCACGTGGTCGTGCGCGTCGAGCAGCACGAGATGTACCACCGCGAGGGCGACCACCTTGTACTCGAGATGCCCATCGGCTTCTCGCAGGCCTCGCTCGGCGCGGAGCTCCAGGTGCCGACGCTGGAGGGGCCCGCGCCGCTGACCATCCCCAAGGGCACGCAGTTCGGCGCGACGTTCAAGATCAGCGGCAAGGGGCTGCCCAACCTGCGCAGCGGGCGCAAGGGCGACCTGGTCGTGGTGGTGAAGATCGAAATCCCCAAGAAGCTGACCAAGAAGCAGGAGGACCTGCTGCGGCAGTTCGCGTCCACCGAGGACGCGGCCGTGCTGCCCGAGAGCCAGGGGTTCCTCAAGCGCATGGCGGACTTCCTGGGCAAGAAGTGA
- a CDS encoding nucleotide exchange factor GrpE — translation MTDHEGQPEMGGEHMDGGGEHDQRIAQLEAELEEAKSRTLRLMADFQNYQRRALQNEVVAKQMGVAAVATTLTTVVDHFDTALTQTSASTSPEQIIAGLRLIRDELVKGLSQHGVSIINPAPNELFEPGRHEAVMQQKAEGVEPGHVVTTFQAGYALAGSGGVPERVLRPAKVVVAPTE, via the coding sequence ATGACCGATCACGAGGGTCAGCCGGAAATGGGCGGCGAGCACATGGACGGCGGGGGTGAGCATGATCAGCGGATCGCGCAGCTGGAGGCCGAGCTGGAGGAGGCGAAGAGCCGCACGCTGCGGCTGATGGCCGACTTCCAGAACTACCAGCGCCGGGCACTGCAGAACGAGGTGGTCGCCAAGCAGATGGGCGTGGCCGCTGTGGCGACGACGCTCACGACGGTGGTCGACCACTTCGACACGGCTCTGACGCAGACCAGCGCGAGCACCAGCCCCGAGCAGATTATCGCGGGTCTCAGGCTCATCCGCGATGAACTCGTCAAGGGGCTTTCGCAGCACGGCGTCTCGATCATCAACCCCGCGCCGAACGAGCTCTTCGAGCCCGGGCGGCACGAGGCCGTGATGCAGCAGAAGGCCGAGGGTGTCGAGCCCGGGCACGTGGTTACCACCTTCCAGGCCGGTTATGCCCTCGCGGGAAGCGGCGGCGTGCCCGAGCGCGTGCTACGGCCTGCGAAGGTCGTGGTCGCGCCGACTGAATAA
- a CDS encoding zinc ribbon domain-containing protein codes for MPTYEYKCNACKKKMEIFQSIKEDPKRKCPECGKNALERLIGTGGAIIFKGSGFYQTDYRSESYKKAAEADKPAESTSSDAKADSKTEAKTDANPQTKAESKPVSEPKAKADKPAKAEKKAKKAKSEA; via the coding sequence ATGCCCACCTACGAGTACAAGTGCAACGCATGCAAGAAGAAGATGGAGATTTTCCAGTCGATCAAAGAAGACCCCAAGCGCAAGTGCCCTGAGTGCGGCAAGAACGCGCTGGAGCGGCTGATCGGCACGGGCGGCGCGATCATCTTCAAGGGCTCGGGCTTTTACCAGACCGACTACCGCTCCGAGTCGTACAAGAAGGCCGCGGAGGCGGACAAGCCTGCCGAGTCGACGTCGAGTGATGCAAAGGCCGACAGCAAGACCGAAGCGAAGACCGACGCCAATCCTCAGACCAAGGCCGAGAGCAAGCCGGTGTCCGAACCCAAGGCCAAGGCCGACAAGCCCGCGAAGGCCGAGAAGAAGGCCAAGAAGGCCAAGAGCGAGGCCTGA
- the acpS gene encoding holo-ACP synthase — MSSGPRTLAHGIDMVEVARIRAMLERHAERFLERVFTKDEAAYAADHQRRPEHLAARFAAKEAVLKALGTGWSNGVAWTEIEVCREPSGRPTLRLTGRAASLAQDRGISEWLISITHTEQLACASVIALGE, encoded by the coding sequence ATGTCGAGCGGCCCGCGCACCCTCGCCCACGGCATCGATATGGTCGAAGTCGCGCGCATCCGCGCCATGCTGGAGCGGCACGCGGAACGCTTTCTGGAGCGGGTGTTCACGAAGGACGAGGCCGCGTACGCGGCGGACCACCAGCGTCGCCCCGAGCACCTCGCGGCCCGCTTCGCTGCGAAGGAGGCCGTGCTCAAGGCGCTCGGCACTGGCTGGAGCAACGGCGTCGCATGGACGGAGATCGAGGTCTGCCGCGAGCCCTCGGGCCGCCCCACGCTGCGCCTGACAGGCCGCGCGGCATCCCTCGCGCAAGACCGCGGCATTTCCGAGTGGCTGATCTCAATCACGCACACTGAGCAGCTCGCGTGTGCCTCAGTGATCGCCTTGGGCGAATAG
- a CDS encoding SPOR domain-containing protein → MPRLTLLRTILPLIILAFTLLLGGCANPKAEAADYNALFAQHKYAESYDAASKIAGSMHAIDRDQAALVAGLSARSLDRTADAKHYLVPVATNANPSIAGQASAALGAIAYEEKRYREASRHFLHAGSKLRGDDAASAFMYAGDALRAEGRAAEAKAAFEKAGNLVTDQSTLKAEIADRLAGGGPLLNEKPGQQFPRGKYTVQTGAFSTVAKAKREAQKFAAKAATRTVPIRDRKGRTLYAVQVGRFATRAQADQFRQGVSRTAVVTTVE, encoded by the coding sequence ATGCCACGCCTGACCCTCCTCCGCACCATCCTGCCGCTCATCATCCTCGCGTTCACGCTGCTGCTGGGTGGTTGCGCGAACCCCAAGGCGGAGGCCGCCGACTACAACGCGCTCTTCGCCCAGCACAAGTACGCCGAGAGCTACGACGCCGCGAGCAAGATCGCCGGGTCCATGCACGCCATCGACCGTGATCAGGCGGCGCTGGTGGCCGGGCTTTCCGCCCGCTCACTGGACCGCACAGCGGACGCCAAGCACTACCTTGTCCCCGTCGCCACGAACGCCAACCCCAGCATCGCCGGCCAGGCCTCCGCGGCCCTCGGCGCCATCGCCTACGAGGAAAAGCGGTACCGCGAGGCTTCACGCCACTTCCTGCATGCGGGCAGCAAACTCCGCGGCGACGACGCCGCGAGCGCCTTCATGTACGCGGGCGACGCCCTGCGTGCCGAGGGCCGCGCCGCCGAGGCGAAGGCGGCGTTCGAGAAGGCCGGCAATCTCGTCACCGATCAATCGACGCTGAAGGCGGAGATCGCGGATCGGCTGGCAGGCGGCGGGCCGCTGCTCAACGAGAAGCCCGGCCAGCAGTTCCCCAGAGGCAAGTACACGGTCCAGACCGGCGCGTTCTCCACCGTGGCAAAGGCCAAGCGCGAAGCCCAGAAGTTCGCTGCCAAGGCGGCCACCCGCACCGTGCCCATCCGCGACCGCAAGGGACGGACGCTGTATGCGGTGCAGGTCGGCCGCTTCGCCACCCGGGCCCAGGCCGACCAGTTCCGGCAGGGGGTCAGCAGGACCGCGGTTGTGACCACGGTCGAATAA